Proteins from a genomic interval of Rhodococcus rhodochrous:
- a CDS encoding DinB family protein, producing MTETTTTRNATPTLDQERRDLLSSLAHARHFLRFTARDLTTEQASQRTTVSALTIGGLIKHVTEVERGWADFLVVGADYMEKDFTEWTEEDFAERDKDFQLQPGETLEGALRAYDEVAARTDELVRTLPSLDVVHELPKAPWNTEDAWSVRRALLHIVAETTQHAGHADIIRESLDGAKSMG from the coding sequence ATGACCGAGACCACCACCACCCGGAACGCCACCCCGACCCTCGACCAGGAACGCCGCGATCTGCTGTCGAGCCTCGCCCACGCGCGGCACTTCCTGCGGTTCACGGCTCGCGATCTCACCACTGAACAGGCGTCGCAACGAACGACGGTGAGCGCCTTGACGATCGGCGGACTCATCAAGCACGTCACCGAAGTCGAGCGGGGATGGGCGGATTTCCTCGTGGTCGGAGCCGACTACATGGAGAAGGATTTCACCGAGTGGACCGAAGAGGATTTCGCCGAACGCGACAAGGACTTCCAGCTGCAGCCCGGTGAGACCCTCGAAGGTGCGCTGCGCGCCTACGACGAGGTGGCGGCCCGAACCGACGAGCTGGTGCGCACGCTGCCGTCGCTGGACGTCGTGCACGAACTTCCCAAGGCGCCGTGGAACACCGAGGACGCCTGGTCGGTGCGTCGCGCCCTACTGCACATCGTCGCCGAGACGACGCAGCACGCCGGCCACGCCGACATCATCCGCGAGTCCCTCGACGGAGCGAAGTCGATGGGGTGA